In the Octopus sinensis linkage group LG17, ASM634580v1, whole genome shotgun sequence genome, one interval contains:
- the LOC115220874 gene encoding bifunctional purine biosynthesis protein ATIC, whose product MATLPYTAARCERVLLSVSNKSGVVEFAKSLSELGLQLVGSGGTAQTIRNAGIPIVDVSDVTKCPEMLKGRVKTLHPAIHGGILAKPTPEDVKEVEDLNFNLIRVVVCNLYPFVKTVASDDVTAEQAVEQIDIGGVTLLRAAAKNFARVTVICDPNDYNGIIEEMKNSPTKDSTLETRKRLAVKAFNHTADYDAAISDYFRKQFSQNVSHLPLRYGMNPHQKPAQLFTNLSELPLKVVNGSPGFINLCDALNAWQLVKELKNALGLPAATSFKHVSPAGAAVATPLSPEQAQLCMVDDLKELSPLAVAYARARGADRMSSFGDFIALSEPCDVPTAKVISREVSDGVIAPGYEADALTILKKKKGGNYCVLQIDPNYDAPPVETRTLFGLQMQQLRNNAPITKDLFNNLVTNGKTLPDSAIRDLLVASIALKYTQSNSVCYARDGQVIGIGAGQQSRIHCTRLAGDKADNWWLRQHPNVLGLKFKKGVKRAEMSNAIDCYVLGTVGEDMKLSTWEDLFEVRPPELTEKDRINWIASLDGVSLSSDAFFPFRDNIDRAYRSGVRYIASPAGSANDAVVIEACDGLGIALAHTNLRLFHH is encoded by the exons tattattgagtgtgtccAACAAAAGTGGGGTTGTGGAGTTTGCAAAGAGCCTAAGTGAGCTTGGTCTACAACTTGTTGGTTCTGGAGGTACAGCGCAAACCATCAGAAATGCTGGAATACCCATTGT gGACGTCTCTGATGTTACAAAATGTCCCGAGATGTTGAAAGGTCGGGTGAAAACTCTCCATCCTGCCATACATGGTG GAATTCTGGCCAAGCCAACCCCTGAAGATGTGAAAGAAGTTGAAGATCTTAACTTCAATTTGATCCG TGTTGTTGTCTGTAACCTGTATCCATTTGTGAAAACAGTTGCCTCAGACGATGTTACTGCTGAGCAGGCTGTGGAACAAATTGACATAG GTGGCGTTACTCTCCTCCGTGCTGCTGCAAAGAACTTTGCACGTGTTACTGTCATTTGTGACCCTAACGACTATAATGG AATAATTGAAGAAATGAAGAACTCCCCAACTAAAGATTCGACCCTTGAAACCAGAAAAAGACTTGCTGTGAAG GCTTTCAACCATACAGCAGATTACGATGCTGCTATTTCTGATTACTTCCGGAAGCAGTTTAGCCAGAATGTTTCCCACTTACCCCTGCGCTATGGTATGAACCCTCATCAGAAACCAGCACAGCTCTTTACCAATTTGTCAGAATTACCTTTGAAAG tTGTAAATGGCTCCCCTGGATTTATCAATCTCTGTGATGCTTTAAATGCTTGGCAATTGGTAAAAGAACTGAAAAATGCTCTTGGTTTGCCAGCAGCAACCTCGTTTAAACATGTCAGCCCTGCAG GTGCCGCAGTAGCCACACCCCTCAGTCCAGAACAGGCTCAGCTGTGTATGGTAGATGATCTGAAGGAACTGAGTCCCCTTGCTGTTGCTTACGCAAGGGCCCGTG GAGCTGACCGCATGTCATCATTTGGGGACTTCATTGCTCTTTCTGAACCCTGTGATGTCCCAACAGCTAAAGTCATATCAAGAGAG gTCTCAGACGGTGTCATCGCTCCTGGATACGAGGCTGATGCGCTTACAATTCTCAAGAAGAAAAAGGGTGGCAACTATTGCGTGTTACAG ATTGATCCCAACTATGATGCCCCTCCTGTGGAAACCAGAACTTTGTTCGGGTTGCAGATGCAGCAACTCCGTAATAATGCTCCTATTACTAAAGATCTCTTCAATAACCTGGTGACCAATGGTAAGACG CTTCCTGATTCTGCTATCCGTGATTTGTTGGTGGCTTCCATCGCTCTGAAGTATACCCAGTCTAACTCTGTTTGCTATGCTCGTGATGGACAG GTGATAGGCATCGGTGCTGGCCAGCAATCACGAATCCATTGCACACGGTTGGCTGGAGACAAGGCTGACAACTG GTGGTTGCGACAGCATCCTAATGTTCTTGGCTTGAAATTCAAGAAGGGTGTGAAACGAGCAGAAATGTCCAATGCTATTGATTGTTATGTTCTTGGAACTGTTGGAGAG GATATGAAGCTTTCAACTTGGGAAGATCTGTTTGAAGTCCGTCCACCAGAGTTGACAGAG AAAGATCGTATCAATTGGATAGCCAGCCTAGACGGAGTCTCTCTGAGTTCTGATGCCTTCTTCCCTTTCAGGGACAATATAGATCGTGCCTACCGG AGTGGAGTCCGGTACATTGCCTCTCCTGCTGGTTCTGCTAACGATGCGGTTGT